A genome region from Pristis pectinata isolate sPriPec2 chromosome 40, sPriPec2.1.pri, whole genome shotgun sequence includes the following:
- the tlr21 gene encoding toll-like receptor 21 encodes MFGLHPAWLPLCVLLGRPTPPVVLGYSYRNCQETPWRNGSFQCVHRFLTRVSGAVSDLPPSALHLNISHNQLRFLGAGGFRALPNLLTLRLDYNQIREIDLGAFGNLSSLVTLNLSYNLISRLRPWRFQDLHSLAHLLLQHNQLLTIEPNALETLGSLQTLYLNSNHLSNFSQLAHSISGLRQLAFLHASDNKLSSLQCTSSLPPSLRALYLANNSLARLDGHPGLLSRLLTLDLADNQLASAVDFARLDLRGVQWLVLSRNPLNISEFLRTTSVDLKKVNYSGLRLRGRMLSDLCWHLGRGTMSHLVLRDNQISSLSSLEGCPPVVNWDLSRNVFTSINCLLFDSKRQAVSFTLEHNRINHLVPCVKDGAPVALFPNLTRLSLRYNRIFTISGRAFAHAPNLLELMLNINNVAVIERGAFSDLASLRFLRLDNNLLTDIYNHTFGSLGSLRQLNLRNNRISVVFSKVFTNLGSLDILDLGGNKIRRLSSLSFYGLKRLSKLYLDRNYISRINQQTFSLLPLLGVLDLERNWIRYNSAVRTQRPFVNLTRLRALKLQAQQPYGINIIPPGFFNGLVNLEALYIGENKMSLAKDVFRDLVSLRTLSMPDACNGIHSMDAGAFRNLRNLLTLNLENVGLRSTSLDIVGNLSRLKVLLLGKNAIQVVNSTVLGRLPALSYLDVRKNPLTCTCGNTWFVNWSLSNPRTQVTYFYNHTCADWPKEYLYRFDARVCYLDVGELVFQVTLPFLLVFTFGPVIYAKKYWHIKYGFYIFRSWLRERWAREAESTPYKFDAFVSYNSRDEDWVLKELVPSLEVKGPQCFRLCLHHRDFELGKYIVDNIVDSIYQSRKTLCVMTRSYLSSEWCSMELQLASYRLFHELKDVLVLVFLEHIPESELSTYHRMRRVMRKQTYIQWPSDSEGQKLFWVKVREAIKGSSVPEKLAPSGEP; translated from the coding sequence ATGTTTGGACTGCACCCAGCTTGGCTCCCGCTCTGTGTCCTGCTCGGCAGACCAACCCCTCCTGTGGTCCTGGGCTACAGCTACCGGAACTGCCAGGAGACGCCCTGGCGCAATGGCAGCTTCCAATGTGTGCACCGCTTCCTGACGCGGGTGTCCGGCGCCGTGTCTGACCTGCCCCCCAGCGCCTTGCACCTCAACATCTCCCACAACCAGCTCCGCTTCCTGGGAGCAGGCGGCTTCCGGGCACTGCCCAATCTCCTGACACTGAGGCTGGACTACAACCAGATCCGGGAGATCGACCTTGGTGCTTTCGGGAACTTGTCCAGCCTGGTGACCCTCAACCTCTCCTACAACCTCATCTCTCGCCTGAGACCATGGAGGTTCCAGGATCTTCACAGCTTAGCACACCTGCTCCTCCAGCATAACCAGTTGCTGACCATTGAGCCCAATGCTCTGGAGACACTAGGGAGCCTTCAGACCCTCTACCTGAATTCTAACCACCTCTCCAACTTCTCACAGTTGGCTCACTCCATCTCGGGCCTGAGACAACTTGCCTTCCTGCACGCCAGCGACAACAAGTTGTCCTCTCTCCAATGCACCTCCTcgctgcctccctccctccgagCCCTCTACCTCGCCAACAATTCCCTGGCAAGGTTGGACGGTCATCCGGGGCTCCTGAGCCGACTGCTCACACTGGATCTGGCGGACAACCAGCTGGCCAGTGCCGTGGACTTCGCCAGATTGGACCTGAGAGGCGTCCAGTGGCTGGTCCTCAGCCGGAACCCCCTGAACATCTCGGAGTTCCTCAGGACCACCAGCGTGGACCTGAAGAAGGTCAACTACTCCGGGCTGCGGCTCCGAGGTCGGATGCTCTCCGACCTTTGCTGGCATTTGGGACGGGGGACCATGAGTCACTTGGTGCTCAGGGACAACcagatctcctccctctcctccctggaGGGCTGCCCACCCGTGGTCAACTGGGACTTGTCCCGCAATGTTTTCACTTCCATCAACTGCCTGTTGTTCGACTCCAAGAGGCAAGCCGTCTCTTTCACCCTGGAACACAACCGGATCAACCATCTTGTCCCCTGCGTGAAGGACGGAGCACCGGTCGCTCTCTTCCCCAACCTGACCCGCCTCTCCCTCCGCTACAATCGGATCTTCACCATCTCCGGACGGGCGTTTGCCCACGCCCCCAATCTCCTGGAGCTGATGCTGAACATCAACAACGTGGCGGTGATCGAGAGGGGCGCCTTCTCCGACCTCGCCTCCCTGCGTTTCCTCCGGTTGGACAACAACCTCCTCACAGACATCTACAACCACACCTTCGGCAGCCTCGGGAGCCTGAGGCAGCTGAACCTCCGCAACAATAGGATCTCGGTGGTCTTCAGCAAGGTCTTCACCAACCTCGGTAGCTTGGACATCTTGGACCTAGGGGGGAACAAAATCCGGCGGCTCAGCAGTCTGTCCTTCTATGGGCTGAAGAGACTCTCTAAGCTTTACTTGGATAGGAATTACATCAGCCGGATCAACCAGCAGACCTTCAGCCTCCTACCTTTGCTTGGAGTGTTGGATCTGGAGAGGAATTGGATCAGGTACAACAGTGCTGTGAGAACACAGAGACCGTTCGTTAACCTGACGAGGCTTCGTGCCCTCAAACTCCAAGCTCAACAACCTTACGGTATTAACATCATACCCCCGGGATTCTTCAATGGCCTGGTTAACTTGGAGGCTCTGTACatcggggagaataaaatgtccttagccaaaGATGTCTTCCGGGACTTGGTCAGCTTGAGGACTCTCTCCATGCCCGATGCTTGCAACGGCATCCACAGCATGGACGCTGGGGCCTTCAGGAACCTCCGGAACCTCCTGACCTTGAACCTGGAGAACGTCGGCCTGCGTTCCACGTCGCTGGACATCGTGGGGAACCTGTCCCGTCTCAAGGTGCTACTGCTGGGGAAGAACGCCATCCAGGTAGTCAACAGCACCGTGCTGGGACGCTTACCTGCCCTGAGTTACCTGGACGTCCGCAAGAACCCGCTGACCTGCACCTGTGGGAACACCTGGTTCGTGAACTGGTCCCTGTCCAACCCCAGGACCCAGGTGACCTACTTCTACAACCACACCTGTGCCGACTGGCCGAAGGAGTACCTGTACAGGTTTGATGCCCGCGTCTGCTACCTAGACGTGGGGGAGCTGGTGTTCCAAGTCACCCTGCCCTTCCTGCTGGTCTTCACATTCGGCCCAGTCATCTACGCCAAGAAGTACTGGCACATCAAGTATGGCTTTTACATTTTCCGCTCCTGGCTGCGCGAGCGCTGGGCGCGCGAGGCGGAGAGCACGCCCTACAAGTTTGACGCCTTCGTCTCCTACAACTCGCGCGACGAGGACTGGGTCCTGAAGGAGCTGGTGCCCAGCCTCGAGGTCAAGGGGCCTCAGTGCTTCAGGCTGTGTCTACATCACCGGGACTTTGAGCTGGGCAAGTACATCGTGGACAACATTGTGGACAGCATCTACCAGAGCCGGAAAACGCTCTGTGTGATGACCCGCAGTTACCTTAGCAGCGAGTGGTGCTCCATGGAGTTACAGCTGGCCAGCTACAGGCTGTTCCATGAGTTGAAGGACGTTCTGGTGTTGGTCTTCCTGGAGCACATTCCCGAGTCGGAGTTGTCCACGTACCATCGGATGAGGAGGGTCATGAGGAAGCAGACCTACATCCAGTGGCCATCGGACTCAGAGGGTCAAAAGCTCTTCTGGGTCAAGGTGAGGGAGGCAATCAAAGGGTCCAGCGTGCCGGAGAAGCTCGCTCCCTCTGGAGAGCCCTAG